One window of Methanobacterium alkalithermotolerans genomic DNA carries:
- the rfbA gene encoding glucose-1-phosphate thymidylyltransferase RfbA, with the protein MKGIVLAGGSGTRLYPVTKALSKQLLPIYDKPMIYYPLSVLMLAGIREILIISTPRDLPQYQDLLGDGSDLGIDISYAVQENPNGLAEAFIIGEDFIGEDNVALVLGDNIFYGHRFSEILERARSLKEGAVIFGYYVKNPQAFGVVEFDKEGKVLSLEEKPEHPKSNYVVPGLYFYDNQVVELAKKVKPSDRGELEITSLNEAYLKKGQLKVELLGRGMAWLDTGTHIGLLEATNFVEAVQKRQGFYIACLEEVAYNQGWISKEKILELAATLKKTDYGNYLEDLIKGDEYE; encoded by the coding sequence ATGAAAGGAATAGTACTGGCCGGTGGCTCAGGCACCCGGCTCTACCCGGTAACCAAGGCCCTCTCGAAACAACTCTTACCTATCTATGATAAACCCATGATTTATTATCCCCTATCGGTTTTGATGCTGGCCGGTATCAGGGAGATACTAATTATCAGCACCCCCCGGGATCTGCCCCAGTATCAGGATCTTTTGGGTGATGGCAGTGATCTGGGAATAGATATATCCTATGCCGTGCAGGAAAACCCTAATGGTCTGGCCGAGGCCTTCATCATAGGAGAAGATTTTATTGGTGAAGACAACGTGGCCCTGGTTCTGGGCGATAACATCTTCTATGGGCACCGGTTTAGTGAGATACTAGAGCGGGCCCGATCCTTAAAAGAGGGAGCAGTAATATTTGGTTATTATGTGAAAAACCCCCAGGCCTTCGGTGTGGTGGAATTTGATAAAGAGGGTAAGGTGCTCTCATTAGAAGAAAAACCAGAACATCCTAAATCCAACTACGTGGTACCTGGACTTTATTTTTATGATAACCAGGTGGTTGAACTGGCAAAAAAAGTTAAACCATCAGATAGGGGCGAGTTAGAGATCACCTCCCTTAATGAAGCCTACCTTAAAAAAGGACAGTTAAAAGTGGAACTTTTAGGTCGGGGTATGGCCTGGCTGGATACCGGAACCCATATCGGCCTATTAGAAGCCACTAATTTTGTAGAAGCTGTTCAAAAACGACAGGGATTCTACATCGCCTGTTTGGAAGAGGTTGCCTATAACCAGGGCTGGATAAGTAAAGAAAAGATTCTGGAGTTGGCTGCTACTTTAAAAAAAACTGATTATGGTAACTACCTGGAAGATCTAATTAAAGGGGATGAATATGAGTAA